A single window of Paenibacillus sp. FSL H8-0537 DNA harbors:
- a CDS encoding HEAT repeat domain-containing protein, with protein sequence MSDLKPVNAQIMKLGSPDAGEAMGALQILKNQGEQVIPALLEQLNSADDSIRTMIVVVLGEMGHKAAGSAEQVAALLLENNEQLRMASALTLTRMGMESISSLQKLLHADNRKACFWAAWAMSFLDPGQVDDSAIECLRQHREQPDSPIEAFAAEEALAKVLARKIQS encoded by the coding sequence ATGTCAGATTTGAAGCCAGTAAATGCCCAGATTATGAAGCTTGGCAGCCCAGATGCCGGTGAGGCGATGGGAGCCTTGCAAATATTGAAAAATCAAGGGGAGCAAGTTATTCCAGCGCTTCTTGAGCAATTGAATTCGGCTGACGACTCCATACGCACGATGATTGTTGTTGTATTGGGGGAAATGGGTCATAAGGCTGCAGGCAGTGCTGAACAGGTGGCGGCTCTATTGCTCGAGAACAACGAACAGCTCAGAATGGCTTCGGCTTTAACTTTAACGAGAATGGGAATGGAAAGTATTTCTTCGCTGCAGAAGCTTCTTCATGCGGACAATCGTAAAGCGTGCTTCTGGGCAGCTTGGGCGATGTCCTTTCTGGATCCTGGACAGGTAGACGATTCAGCGATTGAATGTTTAAGGCAGCACCGGGAACAGCCTGACAGCCCGATAGAAGCGTTTGCTGCGGAAGAGGCGCTTGCCAAGGTTTTGGCGCGAAAAATTCAATCCTAA
- a CDS encoding TlpA disulfide reductase family protein, which produces MNAAVSYSPKWEDEINWLNGKCYSKEPDGEKKLFVYLWSISCGYCKEIIPDILQLYEENESFFQILSIHVPMSDSDLDRERVQEVVGKLGIDGPVLLDNEHRWISLFESEVLPSFYVYDAQGKLVSSKVGVGNVTAYLRSLIRV; this is translated from the coding sequence GTGAATGCAGCGGTGTCGTATAGCCCGAAATGGGAGGATGAAATAAACTGGTTGAACGGCAAATGCTACAGCAAGGAGCCGGATGGTGAGAAAAAGCTTTTTGTTTATTTATGGTCCATCAGCTGTGGCTATTGTAAAGAGATTATTCCAGATATTTTACAGCTGTACGAGGAAAATGAATCTTTTTTCCAGATTTTGTCCATTCATGTGCCGATGAGTGATTCAGATTTAGATCGCGAAAGGGTCCAGGAAGTCGTAGGGAAGCTTGGCATTGATGGACCTGTCCTGCTTGATAATGAGCATAGATGGATTTCTCTATTTGAAAGCGAAGTTCTCCCCTCCTTTTATGTATACGATGCACAGGGCAAGCTGGTTAGCTCTAAAGTAGGTGTCGGAAATGTAACAGCCTATTTGCGCAGCTTGATTCGCGTTTAG
- a CDS encoding Nramp family divalent metal transporter, which translates to MSTQSDQLDKKSGWLRASGNVSLEEVNSSIHIPKNASGFRKFLAFAGPGMLVAVGYIDPGNWATSIAGGARFGYTLLAVILIANLIAILLQNLSARLGIVTGRDLAQATRDSVGMKGAVILWLLAELAIIATDLAEVIGSAIALNLLFGLPLIGGILITTLDVFLLLLLQKKGFRLIESLIIVLMATIFGVFVFEVIISRPDISAVLSGYVPKFEIVSSPAMLFVSLGILGATVMPHNLYLHSSIIQTRKYERTEEGRREAIKYSQWDSGVSLTIAFLINSSILILGAAAFYGTGLNVTEIEGAYQLLSPTLGVSIASTLFAVALLASGQSSTITGTLTGQIVMEGFIKFSIPPWLRRIVTRLLAVIPALIVTWLFGTRGTGELLLWSQVVLSLQLPFAIIPLVLFTSSQAKMGVFANKPWVKVLAWLCVGVITALNLFLVLYLFATGHELG; encoded by the coding sequence ATGAGCACACAGTCCGATCAACTGGATAAAAAATCCGGCTGGCTCCGCGCGAGTGGAAATGTCAGCCTTGAAGAAGTGAACTCCTCTATTCATATACCGAAAAATGCAAGCGGCTTTCGAAAATTTCTTGCCTTCGCTGGCCCCGGCATGCTGGTCGCCGTCGGCTATATTGATCCCGGCAACTGGGCAACGTCCATTGCGGGCGGCGCAAGGTTCGGCTATACGCTGCTGGCCGTTATTCTGATCGCTAATTTAATTGCGATTTTGCTGCAAAATCTGTCGGCAAGGCTCGGCATCGTTACCGGCCGCGACCTTGCCCAAGCAACCCGCGACTCTGTCGGCATGAAAGGCGCTGTCATCCTCTGGCTGCTGGCCGAGCTTGCCATTATTGCAACTGATCTTGCCGAGGTGATCGGCTCCGCCATTGCCCTAAATTTGCTGTTTGGCCTCCCCTTAATAGGCGGTATTCTTATTACGACGCTAGATGTATTTTTGCTGCTGCTGCTGCAGAAGAAAGGCTTTCGGCTTATTGAATCCCTCATTATTGTGCTGATGGCTACGATATTCGGGGTATTTGTATTCGAGGTCATTATTTCGCGGCCGGATATATCAGCGGTGCTTTCCGGCTATGTTCCAAAGTTTGAAATCGTGAGCAGCCCAGCCATGCTGTTCGTATCCCTTGGCATCCTTGGGGCAACGGTTATGCCGCATAATCTGTATTTGCATTCCTCCATCATTCAGACGAGAAAATATGAGCGGACGGAGGAGGGACGGCGGGAAGCGATTAAGTATTCCCAATGGGATTCCGGCGTTTCGCTGACCATCGCTTTTCTGATTAATTCAAGCATCTTGATTCTGGGAGCTGCGGCCTTTTATGGAACGGGCCTGAATGTAACGGAAATCGAAGGCGCCTATCAGCTGCTTAGCCCAACGCTTGGCGTCAGCATTGCCAGCACCTTATTTGCTGTTGCCTTGCTCGCTTCTGGCCAAAGCTCGACAATTACGGGGACTTTAACGGGGCAAATCGTTATGGAGGGTTTTATTAAATTTTCGATCCCGCCTTGGCTGCGCCGTATTGTGACACGATTGCTTGCTGTCATTCCAGCGCTCATCGTCACCTGGCTGTTCGGCACGCGCGGAACGGGCGAGCTGCTGCTGTGGAGCCAAGTCGTCCTCAGCTTGCAGCTTCCATTCGCCATTATTCCGCTCGTGCTGTTCACAAGCAGCCAAGCCAAAATGGGTGTGTTCGCCAACAAGCCTTGGGTCAAAGTGCTTGCCTGGCTATGCGTCGGGGTTATTACAGCGCTAAACCTGTTCCTTGTGCTGTATTTGTTCGCCACTGGGCATGAGCTAGGGTAA
- a CDS encoding AI-2E family transporter: MERFTKSRLFVWLVYIILGLLALYLLILVKPMFMNIYFFLKAILAPFIVAMIISYVLNPVVTMLHERKVPRTMAVLLIYTVFFTALTVLLVNVIPMLAMQVQELNERVPDLTMKAQNFVTDINNTSFLPDSLRDGMNQSLLHMERKLSETLIHFINNIGSVLNTVFIAFIVPFLAFYILKDFEVFERTIITYVPKSHRQNTVRLMKDIDSALGSYIRGQFLVCLIVGLLAYIGYTIIGMEYALLLAGIVAITNIIPYLGPFLGAIPAILMASTISVKMMILVAVINTLCQILEGNIISPQVVGRTLHMHPLAIIFALLVGGEVAGVAGMILAVPIFAALKVIVQHMFAYYVRRKII; encoded by the coding sequence GTGGAGCGGTTCACAAAAAGCCGTCTGTTTGTATGGTTGGTCTACATTATTCTAGGTTTGCTGGCGCTGTATTTGCTTATATTGGTCAAGCCAATGTTTATGAATATTTATTTTTTCCTCAAGGCGATTCTTGCGCCATTTATCGTTGCCATGATTATTTCCTACGTGCTGAACCCGGTAGTGACGATGCTGCATGAACGTAAAGTTCCGCGTACGATGGCGGTGCTGCTCATTTATACGGTATTTTTCACAGCGCTGACCGTCTTGCTCGTCAATGTCATTCCAATGCTTGCCATGCAGGTGCAGGAGCTCAACGAGCGGGTGCCGGATCTGACGATGAAGGCGCAAAATTTCGTGACGGATATCAACAATACATCGTTTCTGCCGGACAGCCTGCGCGATGGGATGAACCAGTCGCTGCTACATATGGAGCGGAAGCTGTCGGAAACGCTGATCCATTTTATCAACAATATCGGCTCGGTGCTGAATACGGTGTTTATTGCCTTTATTGTGCCGTTTCTGGCATTCTACATTTTGAAGGATTTTGAGGTGTTCGAGCGGACGATCATTACGTACGTGCCCAAGTCGCATCGTCAAAACACCGTCCGGTTGATGAAGGATATTGACTCGGCGCTCGGCAGCTACATACGCGGGCAGTTTCTCGTCTGTCTGATCGTCGGTTTGCTTGCCTATATCGGCTACACGATTATCGGAATGGAATATGCGCTGCTGCTTGCCGGCATTGTAGCGATTACGAACATTATTCCCTACTTGGGCCCGTTTCTGGGGGCGATTCCAGCGATTCTGATGGCCTCGACCATATCGGTCAAAATGATGATTCTCGTCGCGGTAATCAATACGCTATGCCAAATTTTAGAGGGCAATATCATTTCTCCGCAGGTGGTGGGGAGGACGCTGCATATGCATCCGCTGGCGATTATTTTTGCCCTGCTGGTCGGAGGAGAGGTAGCGGGCGTCGCGGGGATGATTCTCGCCGTTCCGATTTTCGCGGCGCTGAAGGTCATCGTCCAGCATATGTTTGCCTATTATGTGCGGCGAAAGATTATTTGA
- the alaS gene encoding alanine--tRNA ligase, giving the protein MKASEIRAKWLAFFESKGHTIEPSASLVPHNDPSLLWINAGMAPLKAYFDGRVIPENPRITNSQKCIRTNDIENVGKTRRHHTFFEMLGNFSIGDYFKEEAITWAWEFLTGKEWIGFDPERLSVTVYPEDEEAYEFWNKKIGLPEERIYKLDENFWDIGEGPCGPCTEIFYDRGDKYGDLNDPECWPGGENERFLEVWNLVFSQFNHNKDGSYTPLPNKNIDTGAGLERFASILQDVDSNFDTDLFMPIIERTCELAGVKYHVNAEHDVALKVIADHIRTVAFAVGDGVMPSNEGRGYIIRRLLRRAVRYGKTIGIDRPFLHELTATVGEVMGVYYDEVVSKREFIEKVIRTEEERFHETLSDGLALLTTLVDSARAAGGKEIGGEDAFRLYDTYGFPFDLTEDFAAENGLTVDRAGFDAAMEAQRERARAARQDTGGMKIQGGALGEFTVKSEFVGYNELVIESAITAIVQEDALIDSASEGSEVFVLLDRTPFYAESGGQIGDRGIISGQGFSLQVKDVTKAPHGQSVHHALVVSGTVKTGEKVQAAVAKAVREDVIKNHTATHLLHKALKEVLGTHVNQAGSLVEAERLRFDFSHFGSITDEELVEIERRVNEQIWNSTDVTITNKSLAEAKEMGAMALFGEKYGDVVRVVQVGDYSLELCGGCHVASTSQIGVFKLISESGIGSGVRRIEAVTGRHAYSYTESQLDLLGQAAALLKSSNGDVPKRIEALHAQVKELSRENESLQAKLSRIEAGSLEQQAKQIGEITVLSAQVNAPSIDALRGISDELKLKLPSAVIILGAVQEDKVSLVASVSADLVKKGLHAGKIIKEAAAVCGGSGGGRPDMAQAGGKDASKLEEALKLAEELVLAQANVI; this is encoded by the coding sequence ATGAAGGCTAGTGAAATTCGGGCAAAATGGCTTGCTTTTTTTGAAAGCAAAGGACATACAATCGAGCCGAGCGCATCGCTCGTGCCGCACAACGATCCATCGCTGCTATGGATTAACGCAGGCATGGCGCCGCTGAAAGCTTATTTTGACGGACGCGTCATTCCGGAAAATCCACGGATTACGAATTCGCAGAAGTGCATTCGCACCAACGATATCGAAAATGTCGGCAAAACGCGCCGCCACCATACTTTTTTTGAAATGCTCGGCAATTTCTCCATCGGCGATTATTTCAAGGAAGAAGCGATTACGTGGGCTTGGGAGTTTCTAACGGGCAAGGAGTGGATCGGCTTCGATCCAGAGCGCCTATCGGTTACCGTCTACCCGGAGGATGAGGAAGCATACGAGTTCTGGAATAAAAAAATCGGCCTGCCAGAGGAGCGCATCTACAAGCTGGATGAAAACTTCTGGGATATCGGCGAAGGTCCTTGCGGGCCATGTACGGAAATTTTCTATGACCGCGGCGACAAATACGGCGATTTGAATGATCCGGAATGCTGGCCGGGCGGCGAAAACGAGCGTTTTCTGGAAGTATGGAACCTCGTATTCTCGCAATTCAACCATAATAAAGACGGCAGCTATACGCCGCTTCCTAACAAAAACATCGATACAGGCGCAGGTCTGGAGCGTTTCGCTTCGATTTTGCAGGATGTAGATTCGAACTTTGATACGGACCTGTTCATGCCAATTATCGAGCGTACGTGTGAGCTTGCTGGCGTGAAATATCATGTGAACGCTGAGCATGATGTGGCGCTGAAAGTTATCGCTGACCACATTCGTACGGTTGCTTTCGCTGTCGGCGACGGCGTTATGCCTTCTAATGAAGGACGCGGCTACATTATTCGCCGTTTGCTCCGCAGAGCGGTTCGTTACGGAAAAACGATCGGCATCGACCGTCCATTCCTGCATGAGCTGACCGCTACTGTCGGCGAAGTGATGGGCGTGTACTATGACGAGGTTGTGTCTAAACGCGAATTTATTGAGAAGGTTATTCGTACAGAGGAAGAGCGTTTCCACGAGACGCTGTCCGACGGCCTGGCATTGCTCACGACGCTGGTAGATTCGGCTCGCGCAGCTGGCGGCAAGGAAATCGGCGGCGAAGATGCATTCCGTCTGTATGACACGTATGGCTTCCCGTTTGACCTGACGGAGGACTTTGCAGCGGAAAATGGCTTGACCGTTGACCGTGCAGGCTTTGACGCAGCAATGGAAGCGCAGCGTGAACGCGCACGGGCAGCTCGCCAGGATACGGGCGGCATGAAGATTCAAGGTGGCGCACTCGGCGAATTCACGGTTAAAAGCGAATTTGTTGGCTATAATGAATTGGTAATTGAATCGGCCATTACGGCCATTGTGCAAGAGGATGCGCTGATTGACAGCGCAAGCGAAGGCAGCGAAGTGTTTGTGCTGCTTGATCGTACTCCGTTCTATGCGGAGAGCGGCGGACAAATTGGCGACCGCGGCATCATTTCGGGCCAAGGCTTCTCCTTGCAGGTGAAAGATGTGACGAAAGCGCCGCATGGCCAAAGCGTGCATCATGCGCTCGTTGTATCCGGCACCGTGAAGACGGGCGAGAAAGTACAGGCGGCTGTTGCGAAAGCGGTTCGTGAAGATGTCATTAAAAACCACACAGCAACCCATTTGCTGCACAAAGCGCTCAAGGAAGTACTGGGCACACATGTTAATCAGGCCGGTTCCCTTGTTGAGGCGGAGCGTCTGCGCTTTGACTTCTCTCACTTTGGCAGCATTACCGATGAGGAGCTTGTAGAAATCGAGCGCCGTGTCAATGAGCAAATTTGGAACAGCACCGATGTGACCATTACGAACAAGTCGCTTGCAGAAGCGAAGGAAATGGGCGCAATGGCCTTATTCGGTGAAAAATATGGCGATGTCGTCCGCGTCGTGCAAGTCGGCGACTACAGCCTTGAGCTTTGCGGCGGCTGTCATGTAGCCAGCACTTCGCAAATCGGCGTGTTCAAGCTGATCAGCGAAAGCGGAATTGGCTCCGGCGTGCGCCGGATTGAAGCCGTTACAGGCCGCCATGCTTACAGCTACACGGAAAGCCAGCTTGATTTGCTGGGGCAAGCAGCAGCATTGCTGAAATCGAGCAATGGAGATGTGCCTAAGCGTATTGAAGCGCTTCATGCACAGGTGAAGGAGCTTAGCCGTGAAAATGAATCGCTGCAAGCGAAGCTGAGCCGGATCGAAGCAGGCTCGCTTGAGCAGCAGGCGAAGCAGATCGGCGAAATTACGGTGCTTAGTGCTCAAGTAAATGCGCCATCCATAGACGCGCTGCGCGGCATTTCTGATGAGCTGAAGCTTAAGCTGCCTTCTGCGGTAATTATTCTTGGCGCTGTTCAAGAGGATAAAGTCAGCCTTGTAGCGTCGGTATCGGCTGATTTGGTGAAGAAGGGTCTTCACGCTGGCAAAATTATTAAAGAAGCAGCAGCCGTGTGCGGCGGAAGCGGCGGTGGCCGTCCTGATATGGCGCAGGCTGGCGGCAAAGACGCTTCCAAATTGGAAGAAGCATTGAAACTTGCGGAAGAACTGGTTCTCGCCCAAGCAAATGTGATATGA
- a CDS encoding IreB family regulatory phosphoprotein, with amino-acid sequence MSSMDKTMKFDVLPESLETSSQDILLSVHEALLEKEYNPINQIVGYLLSGDPAYIPRHNNARSLIRKKERDELIEELVRFYLNNKKT; translated from the coding sequence ATGAGTTCCATGGACAAAACGATGAAGTTTGATGTGTTGCCGGAAAGTTTGGAAACCTCCTCACAGGACATTTTGCTGTCTGTGCATGAGGCACTTCTGGAGAAAGAGTACAATCCGATCAATCAGATTGTAGGCTATTTGCTCTCCGGTGATCCCGCGTATATTCCGCGGCACAACAACGCCAGGAGCCTGATTCGCAAGAAGGAACGCGATGAACTCATTGAAGAGCTTGTCCGGTTTTATTTGAACAATAAGAAAACATAA
- the ruvX gene encoding Holliday junction resolvase RuvX, with product MRTMGLDYGDRNIGVAVSDPFGWTAQGLEVVKKRRDNGELDRLAEIAQQYEVSEIVLGLPKNMNNTIGPRGEISIEFAEQLRQKLHLPVHLWDERLTTVAAERTLIEADVSRKKRKLVVDKMAATLILQNYLDSKGLR from the coding sequence ATGAGAACAATGGGACTCGATTACGGCGATCGCAACATTGGTGTTGCGGTAAGCGATCCTTTTGGCTGGACTGCGCAAGGGCTTGAGGTCGTAAAGAAGCGCCGGGACAATGGCGAATTGGATCGGCTCGCTGAAATTGCGCAGCAGTATGAGGTTAGTGAAATCGTCTTGGGACTGCCGAAAAACATGAATAACACCATCGGTCCGCGAGGCGAAATTAGTATTGAATTCGCAGAGCAGCTTCGACAGAAACTACACTTGCCTGTTCACCTTTGGGACGAACGGTTGACTACTGTAGCCGCAGAGCGTACTCTCATAGAAGCGGATGTCAGCCGTAAGAAGCGAAAGCTGGTAGTGGACAAAATGGCGGCAACGCTCATTTTACAAAATTATCTCGATTCTAAGGGCTTGCGTTAA
- a CDS encoding DUF1292 domain-containing protein, with the protein MTKDDMQFEEPEIIYIPDEDGNEEEFEVIMKFEVDGSDQKYMMVVPLVGESEEEDEVYAFRYEEDGDDLQLYTIEDEEEWNIVEETFNTLLGELEEEN; encoded by the coding sequence ATGACAAAGGATGATATGCAGTTCGAAGAGCCGGAAATTATTTATATTCCGGATGAAGACGGCAATGAAGAAGAATTCGAAGTCATCATGAAGTTTGAAGTAGATGGCTCTGATCAGAAATATATGATGGTCGTTCCGCTCGTTGGCGAGAGCGAAGAGGAAGATGAGGTTTACGCCTTCCGCTACGAGGAAGATGGCGACGACCTCCAGCTGTACACGATTGAAGACGAAGAAGAGTGGAACATCGTGGAGGAGACGTTTAATACGCTGCTCGGCGAATTGGAGGAAGAAAATTAA
- a CDS encoding DUF1292 domain-containing protein gives MDQGEVLIPQPLERLREAFGPQIELLAGGGVMETFVIKAEFRLGSYVYAALQSEAMKGEDEVELFRVIGELGEEPELETIEDDEEWELASEAYDDLLFAGDERP, from the coding sequence ATGGATCAAGGCGAGGTACTAATCCCGCAGCCGCTTGAGCGGCTGCGGGAAGCCTTCGGTCCTCAAATCGAGCTGCTTGCGGGTGGCGGCGTTATGGAAACATTCGTCATCAAGGCTGAGTTTAGACTCGGCTCCTACGTCTATGCGGCGCTCCAGTCGGAAGCGATGAAGGGCGAGGATGAAGTGGAGCTTTTCCGCGTCATTGGCGAGCTTGGCGAAGAGCCGGAGCTTGAAACGATTGAGGATGATGAAGAATGGGAACTGGCGTCCGAAGCTTATGACGATTTGTTATTTGCTGGCGATGAGCGACCTTAA
- the mltG gene encoding endolytic transglycosylase MltG, translated as MDNAKRQSSKPSKVRIAFYVFLSILGVITTVVGGAFIYLWLQLEPTKTAEAKQIVIPNSASASQISDVLEEEGIIKNALIFKYYLKLEKEGGKFQAGTYSMNPGMDKADVIAMLNSGSTVKQETIRFTIPEGLTVLQIADKLAEEKLIDKDKFLELADKQQTWSNADAVNEISADAKLHHRLEGYLFPETYEMKKGSTEQEILNRMISELDVKLAQLPNDWTIQLEKRKLTIHQLLTIASLVEREVVVDEERPIVASVIYNRLNKPMKLQIDATVQYALDKPKERLYNKDLKVDSPYNTYLVDGLPPGPIAAPSLSSIKAALYPQETEYFFYVTKKDGTGQHLFAKTFSEHNQNIANSNKTAQSK; from the coding sequence TTGGACAACGCAAAGAGGCAGTCATCTAAGCCTAGCAAGGTTCGTATCGCTTTTTACGTATTTTTAAGCATTTTAGGCGTCATCACTACAGTGGTGGGCGGCGCATTTATTTATTTGTGGCTTCAATTAGAGCCAACCAAGACGGCAGAGGCCAAGCAGATTGTCATTCCAAACAGCGCCTCAGCGAGCCAAATTTCCGATGTGCTTGAAGAGGAAGGGATTATTAAAAATGCCCTGATCTTTAAATATTATTTGAAGCTGGAAAAAGAAGGCGGCAAATTCCAAGCGGGCACGTATTCGATGAATCCTGGCATGGATAAGGCAGATGTCATTGCTATGCTGAACAGCGGCAGCACCGTCAAGCAGGAGACGATCCGGTTTACGATTCCAGAGGGGCTTACGGTACTGCAAATTGCCGATAAGCTGGCTGAAGAGAAGCTGATCGACAAGGATAAATTTTTGGAGCTTGCCGATAAACAGCAAACGTGGAGCAATGCGGATGCGGTCAATGAGATTTCCGCTGATGCCAAGCTGCATCACCGTCTGGAAGGGTATTTGTTTCCTGAAACCTATGAAATGAAGAAGGGCAGTACGGAGCAGGAAATATTGAACCGTATGATTTCTGAACTTGATGTCAAGCTTGCCCAGCTTCCCAATGATTGGACGATTCAGCTGGAAAAACGCAAGCTGACGATTCATCAGCTGCTTACGATTGCATCCCTGGTCGAGCGCGAGGTGGTCGTTGACGAGGAGCGTCCGATAGTTGCGAGCGTTATATATAATCGCTTGAACAAGCCGATGAAGCTTCAAATAGATGCAACGGTGCAATATGCACTCGATAAGCCAAAGGAACGTTTATATAATAAGGATCTCAAGGTAGACAGCCCTTATAACACCTATTTGGTAGATGGGCTCCCGCCGGGACCGATTGCAGCCCCAAGCCTTAGCTCAATCAAAGCGGCGCTTTATCCGCAGGAAACGGAATATTTTTTCTATGTAACTAAGAAAGATGGAACGGGACAGCATCTGTTTGCTAAAACCTTTAGCGAGCATAACCAGAATATTGCTAACAGCAACAAGACTGCTCAGTCTAAGTAA
- a CDS encoding peptidase U32 family protein: MAVKPELLTTASSLEELERLIAAGADAFLIGEARYGMRLAGQFDLEMIRQAVELAAPHGVNIYVSVNNLIENKVVESLPGYLQALAEAGVNGVMFGDPAVLMAARSAAPDMPLHWNAEMTSTNYATAEYWRKRGATRFVLARELNMDQVIEIKENSTMPIEVQVHGLTNIYHSKRSLVNSYLDHQEDSGKLGSASKEQGLYVMEAERKDERFPIFEDANGTHILSSDDICMLENLHELMEIGVESLKIEGLLKSIEYNEIVVRAYRNVIDAYMADPEGYRFQDEWLKPIQEAQDPQRELSFGFFYKEQVY; the protein is encoded by the coding sequence ATGGCAGTAAAGCCAGAATTATTAACGACAGCTTCATCTTTGGAGGAGCTGGAGCGCCTAATTGCTGCCGGGGCTGATGCTTTCCTGATTGGAGAAGCACGCTACGGCATGCGTCTTGCTGGACAATTTGATCTGGAAATGATCAGGCAAGCGGTGGAGCTGGCGGCGCCTCACGGCGTAAACATTTATGTATCGGTAAATAATTTGATCGAAAACAAAGTCGTGGAATCTTTGCCTGGCTATTTGCAGGCACTGGCCGAAGCTGGCGTAAACGGCGTTATGTTCGGTGACCCCGCTGTATTGATGGCTGCACGGAGTGCGGCTCCTGACATGCCGCTGCATTGGAATGCCGAGATGACTTCAACGAATTATGCGACAGCAGAATATTGGAGAAAGCGCGGTGCTACGCGGTTTGTGCTTGCCCGCGAGCTGAATATGGATCAGGTCATTGAAATCAAAGAAAACTCCACGATGCCAATCGAGGTGCAGGTTCATGGCTTGACGAATATTTATCATTCCAAGCGTTCGCTTGTGAACAGCTATTTGGATCATCAGGAGGACTCCGGCAAGCTTGGCAGCGCCAGCAAGGAGCAAGGGCTATACGTAATGGAAGCTGAGCGTAAAGATGAGCGTTTCCCTATTTTTGAGGATGCCAACGGCACGCATATTTTGAGCTCGGATGATATTTGCATGCTGGAAAACCTGCATGAGCTGATGGAAATCGGCGTGGAGAGCTTGAAGATTGAAGGGCTGCTCAAGTCGATAGAATACAATGAAATCGTAGTAAGGGCTTATCGCAACGTCATTGACGCTTATATGGCTGATCCGGAGGGCTACCGTTTTCAGGATGAGTGGCTGAAGCCGATTCAAGAAGCGCAAGATCCACAGCGTGAGCTGAGCTTTGGTTTCTTTTATAAAGAACAGGTGTATTGA